Below is a genomic region from Alosa sapidissima isolate fAloSap1 chromosome 19, fAloSap1.pri, whole genome shotgun sequence.
GTGTGCTGTGTTGCACTTAGTATTTTCACTATCTTGCATTAATGAGTATGCTGGTTAGATTTGGCTTATTCAAGTTGGCACGGATAACTGTTTTTAACAGGAGATTACAAAACTGCTATTGAGGAACATAGACGAGAGCTGGCCCTCTCTGAGGCTCTGGGAGACGTTATTGGCTCAGCAGTGGCTAATCGGAAGATTGGAGAATGTTTTGCTGagatgggaaacactgatttggCTCTCAAGGTGAGTGAATAACCCACCAATTTGACACAGAACAGACCAGACAGTAATATGTCTTATTCATGTAATTCTGAGACTCTGCACTTGTTGCAGCATCAAAGGCGGCACCTGAAACTGGCATGCTCTGTCAATGATGCAGTAGAGGAACAGAGAGCCCTGGCCACCATTGGCCGGACCTACCTCTTTCGTTACGAATCGGACCAATCACAGGACAGCTTGGGCCAAGCGGAAGAGGCATTCAGAAAGAGTCTGACCATAGTAGACGATCGCCTAGAAGGTTAGTCAAGCATTCAAGAAGAGCCTGACTTTAGTGGAAAATGTTCTAGATGTTTCATGTGGATGTGAGTGGGATTGGGAGCTCCACTGACTACCTTTAGCCGCCCGTATCAAATTCAATGGTGCCCCACACACTAGTGCGTCACCTCACACAGGGGTCCTATCCTGGGGGTCCCCTCATACAGCTCACACATTGAGCATGGCTCCGATGGCCTCATGACAAGCCGTCCAACTTCTGACACCATATGTAGCTTAGGGAGAGAACAGTGACCCCtccctaaggtctcctctgcactgcactgtacagcttaaatgttattctattgctgtaagtTGCTGTGGatgaaagtgtctgccaaatgaataaatgtaaatgtaaagtaTAGATTGAGAATTGTGAAGTGAAGATTATATTCTCTTGGCTTGTTATAATAATCATATCACAGTTTTGCTCAGCCTTAAAGGCACTTTGGTCTgtcacatgtactgtacactcaTGTTAAGTTTCAATGTAACctctgtggtgtgtatgtgtgtgtggcccctTTAGGTGTGTTGCCAGCACGGGAGCTGAGTGAAATGAAGGCGCGTCTCTTCCACAACCTGGGCTGCGTTTACGACCACCTGAAGGATCCGCAGCGCTGCAGCGAGTACATCCGCCGCAGCGTCTTCATCGCAGAGTGAGTGTCTGACCACCAGCCAACCTGTGAGCCAGAGCCAAGAAAGAAACCCCTTATTTAGCCTGTAATGCTCTGTGCTGTGTATTGTGGAACTACTCTGAAGATGTAAAGATTGTTTACTGTACAGAGCAGCAGAAGCAGTTATCTGCAAGGCCTTCATTAGAGGTCTGAGGTCTTCCGTTGTGTCATTGATCTGAGTTCTTGACATTTTATTGTGTAGGAAGAACAATTTCTTGGAGGATCTGCAGAGAGCAAACTCCCTGATGGGAAGGATCCATTTTCGCAATAGCCAGCACTCCCGTGCCATGCGCTGTCTGGAGCAGGCCAAGGAATGTGCGCGCAAGATGAAGGACAAGTTTGGAGAGAGCGAGTGTTTCTGTAGTATTGCAGAGGTAGTCCTCTTTGACCCATCCTTCTATCTTGATCTTTGTCCGTTTATCCATTCAATGCACACAATGAATAGGACCTCTGGAAAATGACATTATAGTTTGAATCTAAATTTACTTTAAGGGGGTGTATTAAGCATACCTCTCTGTAGAGCGGCTCAAAGAGATGTCAGTATTTCATAATTGGATGAAACCACTCCACACATTTCCTAATGTCCCCTCAATGGACCTCACAATAGTGTAAAGAAAATGAGTTGATACCCATAGCTGACATTGATAGTGCTTGATTTTTAGCTTTGTTCTGTCTTCTGTGTGTCACTTTCTACTAGTGGATACTGGTAAAATGCCAGACAATAGATTTGATTCTGCATCTCAACTTCATGTGCTGAGTCATGGTTTCTTTCTCTATCCAGATCCAACTTTCTTTAGGGGACTTTGTGGCTGCTCGCCGCTCGCTGAAAAAGGCCTTTACCTTGGGGTCACAACATGCTGCTGATCGGGAAGCTGTGAAGAAGGCTCTAAAACAGGGTGAGCTCTATGggacttaaaggggtggttcaggattttggacataggacctcatttccaagttagcaagtgtaatatttatcagtggagaccgctttcaacacgtttcatccagtccttctaattgcagagttcacaggtactaggctagcgcaagtcatcagtatgtgttagcctgccattaaaaacagtcttacccactccaaagtacacccgaggcaaattccagacaatcgatgtaaatatCTGTGTTGATCGAATAGTGttagaaatacaactacccttgcatcgcgttccaatagttatactttggtaTAAGTTGGTAGTAGGCATTTAAGCAAtgcagcggcggactgatattaccaagggtactactaggtatccctctgtttacttttcggcgcagtactactaaccggagcaagtataatttcGCCACTGCTAAGAAACTTTAACAACAAAGCCACAGAGCTGCAAAAGGCTTGGCCAGCAGCCAGGCCAATGGACTCTCTGCTGAATTACAGAAGCTTAGCAGGTGTGAGCTTAGTTAGTACTTTGATGGGAGACTTCCTGGGAAAAGTAAGTTGCTGCTTGCTGCTCAGATCCCAATGCTCCAGTACAGTGGGCACAGGGACACTTATTACAAAGAGTGGCGGTTCCTCTGTTCCCAATTCCCAACCTGGTTCATTCAATATGATGTAATCAGCCAATTCGTTCATTCCCTCTCCACTTCAGGCTGGTGTGTTGTGACTGTTCTGGCACATTATGGCCCCCGTGCatcacattggtggtggttagcgAGTTCCCTTTCACTGTAAATCGCTTTGGATGCCTTGATAAGTGCTGcataaatgcaatgtgttggTGTTGCTTCCAAATTCCCCAGGTCCTCACTTCTAATTATTGAGTGTGTTTTGCTGCAACTGACCAGTTTTGGTTCCCTTTGCAGCCATTCGAGGTGTCCACCTGGAGGAGGCCGTAGCTGAGCTGAAGGACGGGCAGACCCATGAGGCCATGGGGCTGGCTGAACAACTGGGAGATTTGTACTCCAAACTGGGTTGCTTTAACAAAGCGCTGGACTCCTACCTCACGCAGGTAAGCAAGCGCATCATAAGCCTCATGCTACTTTATGTTTCTGATTGGCAATATTTTTATACTGATAGACTATCTAGCTTTTCATCTGCATTTGTCCTCCTCTCAGCTTTCCTGTGGTAAGACTCTGGGTAAATCTCCTCGGGAGCTGGCGGTGATTCACGTCTCTCTGGCTGTTACCTACACGGATCTGCGGCAGCACCACAAGGCCATTGAGCACTACAGGCAGGAGCTGGCACTGAGACAGGGCAACCCCAAAGAGGTGAGGGTCCCCCATCACCTAATGATGGAACATTGTCTCAGTTCTTTATCTAATATgctttcccttttttttctgtgattgTGTTGTGGCACTCATAATCTGTAATTCATGCTCTAACTGTTGACCTTTGCAATGGCATATTTTGGTTAATATCACGATCACATAAATATGCCCCCCCCATGCATTAGGAGTGTAAGACATGGTTGAACATAGCGGGGTGTCAGGAGGAGGCAGAGGCTGCTGTGGATGAGCTGGACATCAGCTACGCGTCTGCTCTGCGCTGCGCTGAGAAAGAAGGGATGTCTTTGAGGTCACTACAGGTGAGTGACCACACCCTGGGCCATTGAGGTTGCACAGCTGACAGAACTTCACTTCCTATAATAATAATCATTCAGATGCTATATTTTAAGCAGACTAGTTTTATGGTTATAATAAAATGGACATGGATCAGACACTAGTTTCTGCACTGTGCAAATTGATCAATTAACTTTGCTGATCCCGGCCTTAGTTCGCCAAGCGTTCGTATAGCTGGACAATATTGTAAAGGTGTCTGGTCTCTCGGTCCCCCATCAGAAACGTGTACTGCGCCAGTGGCTAGCTGTCCAACAACGCTTCGGCTCGCAGCACTCCAGTGACACGCGCCGCAGGCTGGACGATCTCTGCGCCGCCACAGGACTGAATCCTGATGCCAGCgacggagaggaggaagaggaggagggcgaGGAGAACAGCGAGCCTCTGGAGGACAGTGACATCCAGTTCTCAGACTCTGGTGTGAACATAGCCCTGTCCTTGGCTCCACTGTGGATAGCTGTTCTTTAAAAATGGGATTTGTCCTGGTTGACTGTCAGCATGGTCAATTTACgtcaaagagtgtgtgtgtgtgtgtgtgtgtttacgtcaaagagagtgtgtgtgtgtgtgtgtgtgtgtgtgtgtgtgtgtgtttccccctgtGGCTCTCTTACGCAATGGAAACTGACTGTACCCCACTACCTGAAATAGGGGAGCAGTTccaccacttcctgtttgacagTGGGACTGCATGAAGGGTAGCCATCCTCGGGTTGGCTACCCTTCTATTGTTAGGATTACTAGCTTACAACTTATGCACATAACCAATACAGTAAACACATTTAGATGTAGCATGTTATGTGTGTCGTGATGTTAAATACACCATTGTGTTGCCGGTAGGCCTTTCCggacaaaatgtaacaaacatCTCAGGAAACAAACTACAAATGGCAAAACTGTGCAAATAACAAACAACATATCAACTCATAGCTTATCATGTTGTGATCTATGCTTTCATATGTGTGGAACAATGATGAATGAATGTTGAATGAATGTTGCGGATTCCGCTTGTCAGTTCATTGATGTGGATGTCTTACAATGTCTTTTATCGACttgtacatttcatttgaaataATAATTTACATAACTGACCTTCACATCTTTACTTTACTTACATATTTGGGTGTGTTCTTTCAGATGATGAAGAATATGACAAAATGTTGTCTGGGCGGAGGAAGCTTGGCCGGGTAAGAGCACCGTCTCATTCTCAGACTCTTCTGGGTGTCCATTCTCTCTTTGGTTAACACATACTGCTATCATGAGTCTGAGCATGAGGCTGGTTTGTAGCATGCTCAATCTCCACCGTTGAGAAACCTCAAAATAGACCACAGTTGaatggggttggggtggggagtTAGGGGTGCACCCTGGTGCAAAATAATTGAAACAAATTTGCACCCGTGAAAATGCTGTAAAAACtgatctctcttcctttctccatgttcttgtgtgtgtgtcactgtcttATGAGAATGGCTTTTGCCACCCTGGAGTAAAGATGCATTATTGCTGGGCAGTGCTTTCCACTTAAGACTACAATTTCTCTTGCATTTTTGTTGAAATGGACCCTGTCTCCTTCTCGTTTCATTTCATTTGCACAAAGGTGTAGGATCAATGGCGCTGGTGAGATCTAGCCTGACCATAGTCAAGATGCACTGAAATAGATATAGGTACATGCAATGAAATAGATATAGGAGCAAATGCACAAGGCCCTTTTGCAGACACCATTGAGAAACATCACAGTAGACTGCAGTAGGATGGGTGGGTATGTGAAGGGAGCAGTAGATGGCCGGCTCTGATgcagcccctctctctctctgtgtgtcctcACAGTGGAACCGGCGGAATGAGAAGGGGGAGACGTGTCTGCACAGGGCCTGCATTGACGGGAATCTACGACAGGTGCAGCTCCTGCTAGAACAGGTGAGTGGGCTAGTGGGGGTCAGAAGATGCTGTGAGTGGTCTCACCTCTtatgctagatagatagatactttaggaAAATTGTAGGCATCCAGTAGCTTAtacaaccataacacaacaaacacacatagatctcacatacataaaaatcacAGAAATGTACAAATTTAACAAAGGTCGGGTATGGACTGACCATGTGATGCATTGATCATGGTAAGGTgctatggtagagtgtgtgtaattgtggtAGTATTCCCTTAAGGGCCTTTCAAACCAAGAACGATAGCTATGACGATTGCTATACGATAACGACAAAAAAGTATGGCTATAGTTAATGTGTCGACGTCTGTCCACACATAAACGATAACAACACAAACAACGATATCGTCGGGTATTTCCGTTATCGTAATAGTTATCGCTCTTGGTCTGAACGGCCTTTTACGCATGTAGTTTTAGGCAACTTATGCTTGTATTCTTAGTAAAAAGTGTTTGGAGAAAAGGGGATGAGCTGTTCCTTAACATGTCCACTTGATTTGTATGTCCTTTTTATCCCATGGCTTTTTCATTTCTCTTAGGGGCACCCTGTCAATCCCAGAGACTACTGCGGATGGACTCCTCTTCACGAGGCTGCCAACCATGGCCATGAAGGTAGAgccaagaaaaacaaaatggtctatTCTATTTAGTTTTTTTGGGCTTTTGCTGTTAATTGCTATAGGACAGTAGAAGTTGACAGGAAATGGGAGTAGGATGGGGTAAGTACCGTTGGTCGGAATCAAACCCAGCTCTTCCAGTGACCCAGTGCCCCCCACTCAAAAGTTTAAAGTTTAGTTAGCACATAGACACTAGACCACTGAAGCCTTCTCTTGTGTCCATCCTCTCCCAGAGATCGTGGCTGTGATGCTGGAGCGTGGGGCCAACATCAACGACCCCGGCGGCCCCATGTGTGACGGGGTCACCCCGCTGCACGATGCCCTGAGCTGCGGGCACTTCGCTGTGGCCCGTCTGCTGGTGGAGAGAGGGGCCTCTGTGAACATGCGCAATGCCAAGGTTGGCTATCACACAGTATGCAGATCTGCACTCTGCTTTTTTTCTCTGGTTATAACACAGACCAGCTGAAAAAGCATGGTGATAAATGAGGTGTGATAAAACACACAATTCTTAACACATTCTTGATGGAAGTTCATATAATTCAACAGAGCTGTAACAAGTACATGCTAAACACATCTTAAGTGTATAGCCACACATTTCAGGGCGTGCCTGTTGTTATAAGCATCCAACTTTGTTGCTCTGAGCGTGACCTAAACATACATAATGTCCCCTGAAAGCGTGGGTCATCTCACCACTCACCCTGGGTCATTGCTTTAGGTTGCTTAAGACTCCCATCAGACCATGGCAATGGGTCCATCCATAAGTCTTTGTCTTGCTAATATCAGGCTATGTTAGTATGTTCATTTTTGCCCAAATGCACACAATTCTTTAGCCATGTAgacttacacacagacagacagacagacacacacacacactttcatacatTCTTTCATTTGCTTCTGAAGAAGAAGGGGAAAAGGCTCTTATAATAGCTTGTCTTTTTATTGATTATTTATTAATCTTGACCTAATGAGTAAACCGAAAAAATAAGGAAGATGAGAAGTTGCAAAACCTTGTATAACTAtaggctatataaataaagactgATTGGTTTATTGTAAAAAGAAGAATCTGTAGCTATCAAaaatggatgtgtttgtgttcaggGGGACACAGCGCTGGACAGCCTTCGTCAGTGGTTTAAGACGTACAGTCGGGAGCTGGACTCTGACGCCAGGCAGGAGTGTGCTGTTACTGAGAAACTGCTGAGGAGAGCCATGGCAGGAGGAGGTGAGGGTGTGGGTCGCTCTGTCACCACAACACCACGACACACACCTCCACTTTAGTTCTCACCCTaaaagtacatttgtgtgtcAAGTATGAGTTTAACTCATGAGGCTATGAGTTCAATACATTTATTAGTTCTGTGTTAATTTATGCCATGTTTTGGGTATATAACTGGAATAGAAAGGATAGGACGGCTCTCCCTATTCACTTTTTTTAAGAGTTTGGGCCAGATGCCCTTCTTCAGCGTGTGTGgcccacccacaaacacagcTGTGCTTAACTACAGATGTTCATACCTAACAAAACAGGTATAGCTCAACAGGGGGAGCTCCAATTACACTGTATGTTACAGAAATGTTtcatacaaacaaaacaaacgagTATTACTAAAAAATGGAACAGTATCttatgctccctctctctctctctctctctctctctctctctctctctctctctctctctctctctctctctctctctctctctctctccccctctctgtatcCTTCCTGCTCGCACCGTCCAGTTCCGACTGCTGCAGTCACTCCAAAGCCCCAGGCTCTTCTGTTGAACAGTCAGCTGTTTGATGCTGAGAACTCTGAGCCGCTCATGTCCTCCCAGCGGTCCCCGCCCCGGCCCGTCAGCTCTCAGGAGAGTCCTGCTGCCCCGCGCAGTACCCAGCGGAGACCACCGGCCAGCACGGGCCGCCGCCACCGAGGGACGGAGGACGCCATCCTGTTCGGGGTACTGAAGCCTGATCTCACTTTCACTGACCATTGTCAGTTATTCTCAGTCCTTACATTTTCATTAAGCCTAAGAAGAAAAACCCTTCTTTATTCACTTAGAGTAGAAGAGGTCCATGGCAATTGAGTCCACTATTTTCTTTACTTTTGCTTATGACTTACTGATGGAAAACAgcggaatgttttttttttaaccacaatggttttcagtgagtgtgtgttttatcccatttcatttcataaaaGGTTTTTGATATGGAGTTACTTGTGACTGTACAGTCTTTTATGATTCTCCAGAGTACTAATAGCCTTAGACTGTTCTGGCACTCCAAGTATCTGTATCATTCAAAAAACTACTTTCAGAAGCTAACATGTCTGGGCCACTTTTTAGACCCTTGGTCATTTACAAACAGGGCAGTTTTACTCTGCCCGGCTTTGTGTAACTCCTAGAACCATCACAGCACACCATGGAGAGCAGAGTGGACTGTTTTAGCAGCGCTTCTGGTTTTAAAGGGCAAGCGGGAATAATTTGGCCGCATACAACCACAGGCCCTATGCTTccaggagagaggaaaaaaagagtcaGCAGAAAATCTCTCTTTGGATGAGTGGTTTGCTGCTAAGCCAGTGCCCACATGTAGCTGATTTAGAGGCTATATtgatcaggagtgtgtgtgagaagaacTGCTTGGGGAGCTTGGAGGTTTCCACTGGTCTAAAATGAGCTATTTGAGTgtctcttttctgtgtgtgtgtgtgattttttttccagTTGGAGAGCAGTTGCTCGGATCAGAGTGACTCCGATGACCCCATCAGCCCCCTGCGGCCCATCCGACCCAGACTACGTTTCCCAGCAGCCCCGTCGGCCCCAGACACTCCTCCTCAACAGGAGGCTGTGTCAGCGCACATGTCCAGGGAGCCGACGGCGGCGGCCATGTCCACATCCGCGTCCACTGCCCCATCTAGGACAGAGGAGTACCGGCTGGCCATGAAGAGCCTGGGCAGTGCCACCACCCGCCTCTTCTCCCAGAGCCTGTCCGAGCCCGCGTTCAGCAGCACGCCGGCCAGCGACCGGACAGCCCTGGTCCCCGAGGAGGAGTACTTGGCCGACGACTGGCTGGAGGACGACCTGGGCGAGATGCAGCccaagaagaagaggaagatggCGTCTGAGCtggagggcaggagagagaacgGCGAGCCTCTAAGCCGTACTTCGGCCTCGGCCTCTGTCTCCCACACAGCCTCTTACTCCGCCTTCGCCTCGGCCTCATCTGAGACATCCTCATCCAGGGGTACGCAACGCTGACTTACAGcttgtctgatgacgttaatatagccaatcattaagtggcgtgaatgcggtgctattgaccggactgatcaactaccgagttgaattgaacatagcctcatgcagacgcacacacacacggagagagagagagagagagagagagagagaaccactttgcgcttacgcaaataggctacgctaccatggcaaacttttacatctggaaagagctccttggtaactatcctgctagctcaggtcacgtcaacacttgatcccagaaagattgtcttcgacatgttcgttttttgaacatttattgtatctaatgacatagaaaacataatgatttgcatacacataccgcactatgcacaacttttattcactagcgactatagcctaaaaccgtcaggttgaaggggggctaattactccatagaattactctcacgtattttcttaaagtgacaggcactcaattacacctactcatacacaccacattaaagatatgcctaagtgttataggttaaacgtcaatatgaggcattcaaattactaaatatgtttagctactagtaattactagtaaaatgctatactttaaaaaaaaatgcattattaaataaatacactctatatgaattcaaaaatatatgatagaaacatatcacataagctatcattttcagtgtgtgtttgtgtgtgtggagagagtcaagtgatcccactacagtatatattactgatgacgtcagggtggtgggggccccaaaatcaaacactttttttaaaaaagtatcgaagtattgaaatcgcaattcttgacttggtatcagaatcgacccccctcccccccaaattgtgtaaatcccccctacatgaataacctaaggggggaattcccccccattttgaaaaatgaattttaagccctgtcaaatacaaactcacactcacactcacactcactctcactgcaGTGTTCTTGTTAGACCATGTTCACACAGtttcccacacatacacacgtacacatagaCACCCACTCAGCCGCAGAGAGATGTGAAACTTTGTTGAAGCTGAGAACAGCCTTGTTTGTAGCCCTATTGAGGGACGTTTTCTTATTAATtggggggcagctgtggcccactggttagcactctggacttgtaaccggagggttgcgggttcgagccccgaccagtgggctgcggctgaagtgcccttgagcaaggcacctaacccctcactgctccccgagcgccgccattgtagcaggcagctcactgcgccgggattagtgtgtgcttcacctcactgtgtgttcactgtgtgctgtttgtgtttcactaattcactgattgggttaaatgcagagaccaaatttccctcacgggatcaaaaaagtatatatacttatattaatATAATTCACCATCTCTACCTTCAGGTGTTGGGCATATATGCAAAAGGTGACAGATCTCAAGGTGCATCTCTAATCCTGGTCAGAGAGTGTACCCCCATAGTCCACACTTGCACATTGacccacacacgctcacacagaaACTAAACAGCtatcagtgttgcgcgggttgATCTAAATTGAGCGGGCGCCCGCGGTTTCGAATAGTTAGTTCGAATAGTTATCGGGTCATTTtcgggcgggtcagttaaaatgaatttgatatatataatataatgagAAGGCAAACATCAATATTTAACTCATAATAGCTTTTTAAAGATATCATTGTCTAAATTAATCGATGCAGCATGAACTTGCCACATAGGCAGGCTATCTGTGTGATAGAAGGATGAAACTGGAGACACtataatttaaaataatataTACACTCCTCCGGGAAAAGCGAAGTATTGGAAgtatttggaatatttcttaaaagtatgacagccacaAGACAGACACGACCAAGATGGCTTGTCACAAATACAGCATTGCCCTCCCAGCATAACTGAGTAGGCTAACTTCAAGTGCAATTCCTAGACCTCAAGCAATATATATTGCTTCATGacacaatgattttttttttaaagctagGCACAAGACCTAATGACAAGTAGATTAGCTCAGTAAAATAATGCTGATACCTTTCGTCAGCCTACCGGTATTTTAACTGCTGTGTGCGTGcgctctctctcctgcgcaaacattctctctcctgcatgCTAGTTGtgtgtagttctactgcataaaattcaacaaataaattagtttgttttacacatATGACCTATTGACATGCAgttaatataggctacagtgcagtgaacagTCTGGaaattatggtaggccaacttggagtgacaCAGAGGAGAATTCTCTCACTCCttgtagcctgatggtacgcacagtgcttacggccgtacacctgcaggcaccGCTGATTAAGGGcattctgttcctgtttatgtaaaggttttacaCAGCTCAATAAGGATACACTGCATGTAAGGCTACACTAACCAAAAGTCGGTTGTAGATCGGTTAATATTCGCGTTACGAATTGCGGTAGGGTTGATTTAAATATCGGGTGAGCATAGACCGCTTGTGACGGCTATACATGCTCAATTAGCACAACTTTTCTCACAGAATGTTGCCTTCCATTCTTAATGTTATTCAACCTCTTTCTCTACCCGTTCGGTAGCCCTAAttatgtacccccccccccccccccccctctgtgtcTGCAGTACGCACCTCCTCCAATAGGGGTCTCTCGATGAAGAAGGGCCAGGCTAAGGCGAGGCAGGTGAAGATGACCCAGCTCTCTGGCATGGTGatgctgggccgcagagaggTCAGTAGGTCACCCAGCCCCACCATCACCCAGGACGACGACCCCATGCAGTTCACGGCTATGCACCAGCACAGTGTGCCTGTAAGGGTGAGGAACTGATGATGGCCTATCTTCCATTAGTTGTCTTGAGGCTTGTTATATACTATATCCATCTTTGAGTGTGAATTTTGTCATCAATGTCTTATTAATATCAATAGCATATTTGGCACTAGACATGGCTTGAAACAGCAGTGATGTAGTTGTATGAGCTTTATATTCAAAATGG
It encodes:
- the tonsl gene encoding tonsoku-like protein isoform X2; amino-acid sequence: MTFSREIKHLQKAKNKAQSNHNLREEASLCNQLGELLARNGDYKTAIEEHRRELALSEALGDVIGSAVANRKIGECFAEMGNTDLALKHQRRHLKLACSVNDAVEEQRALATIGRTYLFRYESDQSQDSLGQAEEAFRKSLTIVDDRLEGVLPARELSEMKARLFHNLGCVYDHLKDPQRCSEYIRRSVFIAEKNNFLEDLQRANSLMGRIHFRNSQHSRAMRCLEQAKECARKMKDKFGESECFCSIAEIQLSLGDFVAARRSLKKAFTLGSQHAADREAVKKALKQAIRGVHLEEAVAELKDGQTHEAMGLAEQLGDLYSKLGCFNKALDSYLTQLSCGKTLGKSPRELAVIHVSLAVTYTDLRQHHKAIEHYRQELALRQGNPKEECKTWLNIAGCQEEAEAAVDELDISYASALRCAEKEGMSLRSLQKRVLRQWLAVQQRFGSQHSSDTRRRLDDLCAATGLNPDASDGEEEEEEGEENSEPLEDSDIQFSDSDDEEYDKMLSGRRKLGRWNRRNEKGETCLHRACIDGNLRQVQLLLEQGHPVNPRDYCGWTPLHEAANHGHEEIVAVMLERGANINDPGGPMCDGVTPLHDALSCGHFAVARLLVERGASVNMRNAKGDTALDSLRQWFKTYSRELDSDARQECAVTEKLLRRAMAGGVPTAAVTPKPQALLLNSQLFDAENSEPLMSSQRSPPRPVSSQESPAAPRSTQRRPPASTGRRHRGTEDAILFGLESSCSDQSDSDDPISPLRPIRPRLRFPAAPSAPDTPPQQEAVSAHMSREPTAAAMSTSASTAPSRTEEYRLAMKSLGSATTRLFSQSLSEPAFSSTPASDRTALVPEEEYLADDWLEDDLGEMQPKKKRKMASELEGRRENGEPLSRTSASASVSHTASYSAFASASSETSSSRVRTSSNRGLSMKKGQAKARQVKMTQLSGMVMLGRREVSRSPSPTITQDDDPMQFTAMHQHSVPAPAVAAPMPAPIRMRVRVQDNVFLIPVPHRGSPLYSTADSCTVSWLCEQAAQRYYQTCGLLPRLSLQKEGALLAPQDPLLAVLHTNEEVVAKVCSWDLPPLPERYQKACRSLAVDESVRVLRLCEAQDGSSSVSVCGLSLASTALAPLLRALKLQASLTELRLAANRLGDGLLPELVAAVATMPRLRLLDVSANLITGEGLKKAANSLDGKSQPTFPCLEELNLSMNPLGDGHTQALACLLSACPLLATLSLQGCSLTARFLQQHRLLLASALTGTGHLRTMTLSHNSLGSTGFELVLKTLPLHLLSHLHLTAVCRGPADQPALELLATHLAQNDCSLTHLSLASNGLSDHSVASLARCLPVCPSLVSLDLSANPDVTSAGLHSLLMALREARRPLVQLNLQGCQVAGPWNTICLDDLAKNVRDLSLCSQRLNKLDQQALQQSWHLQGSGRTLLRQSKCMMSTTGPI
- the tonsl gene encoding tonsoku-like protein isoform X4; the protein is MTFSREIKHLQKAKNKAQSNHNLREEASLCNQLGELLARNGDYKTAIEEHRRELALSEALGDVIGSAVANRKIGECFAEMGNTDLALKHQRRHLKLACSVNDAVEEQRALATIGRTYLFRYESDQSQDSLGQAEEAFRKSLTIVDDRLEGVLPARELSEMKARLFHNLGCVYDHLKDPQRCSEYIRRSVFIAEKNNFLEDLQRANSLMGRIHFRNSQHSRAMRCLEQAKECARKMKDKFGESECFCSIAEIQLSLGDFVAARRSLKKAFTLGSQHAADREAVKKALKQAIRGVHLEEAVAELKDGQTHEAMGLAEQLGDLYSKLGCFNKALDSYLTQLSCGKTLGKSPRELAVIHVSLAVTYTDLRQHHKAIEHYRQELALRQGNPKEECKTWLNIAGCQEEAEAAVDELDISYASALRCAEKEGMSLRSLQKRVLRQWLAVQQRFGSQHSSDTRRRLDDLCAATGLNPDASDGEEEEEEGEENSEPLEDSDIQFSDSDDEEYDKMLSGRRKLGRWNRRNEKGETCLHRACIDGNLRQVQLLLEQGHPVNPRDYCGWTPLHEAANHGHEEIVAVMLERGANINDPGGPMCDGVTPLHDALSCGHFAVARLLVERGASVNMRNAKGDTALDSLRQWFKTYSRELDSDARQECAVTEKLLRRAMAGGVPTAAVTPKPQALLLNSQLFDAENSEPLMSSQRSPPRPVSSQESPAAPRSTQRRPPASTGRRHRGTEDAILFGLESSCSDQSDSDDPISPLRPIRPRLRFPAAPSAPDTPPQQEAVSAHMSREPTAAAMSTSASTAPSRTEEYRLAMKSLGSATTRLFSQSLSEPAFSSTPASDRTALVPEEEYLADDWLEDDLGEMQPKKKRKMASELEGRRENGEPLSRTSASASVSHTASYSAFASASSETSSSRVRTSSNRGLSMKKGQAKARQVKMTQLSGMVMLGRREVSRSPSPTITQDDDPMQFTAMHQHSVPAPAVAAPMPAPIRMRVRVQDNVFLIPVPHSTADSCTVSWLCEQAAQRYYQTCGLLPRLSLQKEGALLAPQDPLLAVLHTNEEVVAKVCSWDLPPLPERYQKACRSLAVDESVRVLRLCEAQDGSSSVSVCGLSLASTALAPLLRALKLQASLTELRLAANRLGDGLLPELVAAVATMPRLRLLDVSANLITGEGLKKAANSLDGKSQPTFPCLEELNLSMNPLGDGHTQALACLLSACPLLATLSLQGCSLTARFLQQHRLLLASALTGTGHLRTMTLSHNSLGSTGFELVLKTLPLHLLSHLHLTAVCRGPADQPALELLATHLAQNDCSLTHLSLASNGLSDHSVASLARCLPVCPSLVSLDLSANPDVTSAGLHSLLMALREARRPLVQLNLQGCQVAGPWNTICLDDLAKNVRDLSLCSQRLNKLDQQALQQSWHLQGSGRTLLRQSKCMMSTTGPI